A genomic stretch from Malus domestica chromosome 15, GDT2T_hap1 includes:
- the LOC103401382 gene encoding triacylglycerol lipase OBL1-like, translated as MAAACDKCFSCNYMLLEPKDVGFFDLFHILFSNNLQRRRFVDSSEETEDDFQRRWLIFLSIVVQKLLQFMAKPVAAIGWGIEMCLNLVSSNQNVVGLLLNLLRGNVIIPDKSSRTFLSLIGNLDKRVELDESIKPGDGKYNAALSMMASKISYENTFYIQTVVQDHWKMEFLGSYDFWNDYQEKATTQACMFRDRSGDHDTIVVAFRGTEPFDADAWCSDFDISWYQLEGVGKIHSGFMKALGLQKNVGWPEPDQIKEDGSRPALAYYAIRDMLKKLLLKNEKAKFIITGHSLGGALAILFPAVLTFHKGKDSDLLLERLEGVYTFGQPRVGDKAFGEYMEKKMIEYKIRYFRFVYGNDMVPRLPYDDKALMFKHFGTCLYYNRNYEVQVVPEEPNKNYFSPTGTIPMIMNAFGELARSFTIPNKLGPNYNEGPLFKLFRIIGLLLPGAPAHCPQDYVNATRLGSSHVFLPRTNSMKSESI; from the exons ATGGCAGCTGCTTGTGATAAGTGTTTCTCATGCAATTACATGCTCCTTGAACCAAAGGATGTGGGTTTCTTTGATCTGTTTCACATCTTGTTTTCCAATAACTTACAAAGGAGGAGGTTCGTTGACTCTTCTGAGGAAACTGAGGACGACTTTCAGCGCAGATGGCTCATATTTCTCTCTATTGTTGTCCAAAAATTGCTTCAATTTATGGCCAAGCCAGTGGCAGCTATTGGCTGGGGGATCGAGATGTGCTTGAATCTTGTCTCAAGTAATCAAAACGTGGTCGGACTCCTTTTAAATTTACTGCGAG GTAACGTGATAATACCAGATAAATCCTCAAGAACGTTCTTGTCGCTTATTGGAAATTTGGACAAGCGAGTAGAGCTGGACGAAAGCATCAAACCTGGAGATGGCAAGTACAACGCAGCACTTAGTATGATGGCGTCTAAAATATCATATGAGAACACATTCTACATCCAAACTGTTGTCCAGGATCATTGGAAG ATGGAGTTCTTGGGCTCTTACGACTTTTGGAATG ATTATCAAGAAAAAGCCACAACACAAGCCTGTATGTTCCGTGACAGAAGTGGTGACCATGACACAATTGTTGTGGCCTTCAGAGGCACTGAACCCTTTGATGCGGATGCATGGTGCTCCGACTTTGACATCTCCTGGTATCAACTTGAAGGGGTTGGAAAGATCCATAGTGGCTTCATGAAAGCTCTAGGCTTACAAAAGAATGTCGGTTGGCCGGAGCCTGATCAAATCAAAGAAGACGGTAGCCGCCCAGCCTTGGCTTACTATGCCATTAGAGATATGCTGAAAAAACTTCttctgaaaaatgaaaaagcaaaGTTTATAATAACTGGGCACAGTTTAGGTGGGGCACTAGCAATTCTCTTTCCGGCAGTTTTAACATTTCACAAAGGGAAGGATTCAGATTTGCTGTTGGAGAGGTTGGAGGGAGTCTATACATTTGGGCAGCCTAGGGTTGGAGATAAGGCTTTTGGGGAGTAcatggaaaagaaaatgatagAGTATAAGATTAGGTATTTTAGGTTTGTTTATGGGAATGACATGGTGCCCAGGTTGCCTTATGATGACAAAGCTCTAATGTTCAAGCACTTTGGGACTTGCCTCTACTATAATAGGAATTATGAAGTTCAG GTTGTTCCAGAAGAGCCAAACAAGAATTACTTCTCTCCAACAGGGACAATACCAATGATAATGAATGCTTTTGGTGAGCTCGCAAGAAGTTTCACCATTCCAAATAAGTTGGGACCAAACTACAATGAAGGTCCCTTGTTCAAGTTGTTTAGGATAATTGGTTTGCTACTGCCAGGAGCACCAGCACATTGTCCCCAAGATTATGTAAATGCCACCAGATTAGGATCCTCGCATGTGTTCCTCCCTCGCACGAATTCAATGAAATCAGAATCCATATAG